The stretch of DNA TGGATTGAAAAATTACTGCAGCATATCCCAGCCAACTTACATTTGGTTATCTCAAGCCGCAGTCGACCGGGCTGGAAGCATTTAACGAAAATGAGGGTTAGTGGGCAGTTATTAGAAATTAGCCGTGAAGATTTAGTACTAACGATTGATGAAATGGAATTATTATTGACTGACCTTTATGGTCTGGAAATCGAGACAGTCCATTTACAAAGTATCTATCAATTAACAGAAGGCTGGATTATTGCATTATGTATGATCGCGCAGCAGATACCACACACTGGAGATATCTCAACACTCTTTGAACATTCCTCCTATTCACTTCAAGACTTATTCGACTACTTAGTAATGGAAGTCTTTTCAAAACAGCCTCCTATGATTCAACAATTTTTAGAACAAACCTCAATCTTAGATGTCATTGAGGAAGAACTATGTGATGAAGTAATTGGAATACATGGGGCTTCCGGCATGTTAGAGCAACTAAAAGAACGAAACTTATTCATCCAAAAGATAGGACTAAAACATTATCGATACCATGCACTTTTTAAAGAGTTTTTAGAAAACGCTTTCTTAAAAAACAATCCAACCAACTATCATGCGCTTCATGAAAAATGTGGACGCTTCTATGAAAGAAGATTGATGTGGGAAGAGGCACTCTATCATTATAAAAAAATCAGTCATTTTAAAGCAATGGCTTCAATCTTACAGGACAATGGGATTAATATGCTCGAAGGTGGGAAACTAAAAAGCTTGTCTGACCATTTACTGTTGATTCCAATAAGTGAGTTAGATATTTATTATCTTCTTTGGTTTTTAAAAGCTGAAGTACACCGTTATCGGTCCCAATATCAAGAGGCAGAGGCATGTTATGAAAGAACCTTTATAGAGGCACAAAAGAGACAAGATTATCTCGGGATGAGCAAGGCGTTAGAAGGCAAAGCGAAAATTTATTTAGACACCATTCAACCACACCAAGCTGAAAATTTATTATATGAAGCAATTGAAGCTAGAGAAAAAAGCATTTGCTCAGATGAAGAAAAGGCTAAACTATATTTTTTACTTTCTGAGAATCTTTTAAATTCAGGAAAATCAACAAATGCCGAAAAGTGGCTGCAAAGGGCAAAAGAATCCAGCGCGACATTATTGGATGGAAATATTGAAGCAAGATTGTATTTAAGAACAGGACGTTTTGAGGAAGCAAAAAAATTTCTTTTTAACCAAAAAGAAAAGCTATCCAGTAAAAATGGTTCCGCACTTCCGAAATCCCATCGAGAAACAGATTTATTATTATCGCTAATAGAAGCCTTTACAGGGGAAGGTTTGAATGCCAAAGAATTAGCACAGGCCGGCATACAACAAGGCATTAGTTTACGAGCACCTTTTGTGGAGGCATGTGGGTGGATACGAATGGGGCATGCAGTACAAATCCTCAATAAATATGATTCGGATTTAGCAGAACAGTGCTACAATATTGCGTTAGATATTATGAGTGTGCTGAATGTCGAAAGAGGAAAAGCCGAACCGTTAATGGGACTTTGTATACTATATGGAACAAGGGGAGAATATGAGCGGGCAATAGAGGCAGGGAAAAGGGCTTTGATGGAGACTGAAAAAGTTCAGGACATCTGGCTTTCTGCACTCATTAGCCTGTGTATGGGAATCACCTGTATTTATAATGAAAGGTTCAATAAAGGATTAGGATACTTAGAGAAAACTAGAGTATTATTTTACCAATGTGAGGATACCTTTGGACAAACGTTAGCAAGTTTTTGGATAGCCTATATTTACTATATGGAAAAGGAACAGGATCTGTTTAGAGAAACAATCGATAAGTTTCTATTAATGGTACAACAACATGATTTTGAATTCTTTTTTCAAAAAGTGTCAATGTTCAGTCCAAGAGATTTGCAAATGTTTGTTCCACTGCTAATAGAGTGCGCAAAAGAGGAAATTCAAAAATCATATACTGTAAAAATCCTTCAGGATATGGGGATAACGACCTTAGACTCACATCCAGGTTATTCAATAAGAGTCAAAACACTAGGGCAATTTAAGATTTGGCTTGGGAAAAAAGAGGTGGGAGAAAAGGATTGGCAACGGGAAAAAGGAAAGGAATTGTTCCAGCTATTTATTACTATGAACGAACTTATCCCTAAAGAAGAGATACTCCAAATTCTTTGGCCGAATCAAGATAAAAAAAATGCAGATCGTGACTTTAAAGTTGCATTAAATAGTCTCCACCACGTCCTTGAACCATTACGAAAGGCTAGAGCAGCTCCTTTTTTTATTATTAGAGAAGGAATGTTCTATGGATTGAATCCCCATGCTGTAGTTGAATTGGATACCATCCAATTTCAATCTTTGATTGAGGCAGGTTTGGGTGAATCATCCCAGGAGAAAGTAATCACTCTTTTAGAAAAGGGCTTGAAACTTTATCTAGGAGAATACTTGCCAGATCGACGATATGATGATTGGTGCATCAGTAAAAGGGAAAGCATGCTTGTTTATTTTTTACGTGGTGCTGAAAAAATGGCTCAATTAATGGTTCGGAATGAAGATTATGATAAAGCGATTTATTGGTGTGAAAAAATACTAAAGAGAGATCGGACTTGGGAAGAAGCCTATCGATTATTAATGTATTGTTACTATCGAAAAAACAACCGCCCACAAGCCATGAAGTGGTTTCAAAAATGTAAGGTCGTGTTGGAAGAAGAATTAGGAGTTTCACCGCTTGAACCAACAAAGCAAATGCACCAGATGATCATTGAATCAGAAAATTATATACCTCAATCTGAGCAGCCTTAATCAGGCTGCTCAGATTGTCGAGAAAGGGTATCTTTCTCGGCAATTTTTTATTTAAACAAAGACTAACTTACGGTTTTTTAAAAAATTCCTGCCTGCTCAATGGCCTGTTGATTTCCGCTCCACGTGCTTCGCTTTCCGCGGGCGTGCCGGGAAGCCTCCTCGGCGCTGAAGCGCCTGCGGGGTCTCCCCCTGCCCCGTACTCCCGCAGGAGTCTTCGCACCTTCCGCTCCAATCAACAGGGGTGCATTAACTTAGAATTGCCACACACTTTTTCCAGCCTAGACAAGTGTGTGGCAATCTTTTTTATATTTTGGCATGCTGCGGTGAGTAACACTTGCTCACTCGCATTATGCAATCCCCGTAACCTACAATAGCGAAGCCCATGCAGTTCTTTTGAATCTGCGAAGCTTCGCTCTACTTATTCCTTTCTTGTATTGGGTCCGAAGGACGCCCTTTATTTTCAGAGTAAAAAGGACGGACTCTCTCACCAATAAAAGAAAAGTCGATATATTTGTCCACCTTTCTTAACAGGTGATCTTGAGGCACTAAATCATCAATAATTACAAATTCCGCTTCATTTTGTATCTCTTTTTTTGGCTTATACATTTAATCCACCGTCCTATTAATATTAATAGTATTATACAAAATTAACGCGGTGAATCGTTAAAGTTATTGAAAATAAAGTCTCCTTTTCTGTAAGATTGGTGCCATTATCAATATAGATAGCAAGGAGTGGATTGGAGCGAAAGGTGCTTGACTCCTGCGGGATGTAGAGGAAAGGTCGAGACCCCACAGACGCGAAGCGTCGAGGAGGCTCGACTTCCTCCCCGCGGAAAGCAAGCACCTGTAGCGGAAAGGAACGGTCCATTTGTATACAAAAAACAACATTCTATAAAAAAGAGCCAAAATAAAAGACTGTCGAGAGTTTCTCGACAGCCTGAGCAGCCTTAATCAGGCTGCTTTTCGATTTGTAACTAAATTGTAACTCTACTCTTCTATTATGAAATCAATGCAATGCATGGTTTTATTTTAAATTACAAGGGGGAAAAGAAGTGAAGGCATTTCGTGGAAAAGGGGCTTTATTAGTTTTTCTTATGTTTGTGATGATTTTTGCTACAGCTTGCAGCTCTGACAAAACGGAGGGAGATACAAAGGGCAATGGAGAAAAGGCAGAGGATAAGGAACCAATTAAAATTGGTGTTCTTGCCTCCACAACAGGTGCTCTAGAGTCCTATGGAAAACAAACATTAAGAGGATTTGAACTAGGTCTAGAATATGCAACAGAAGGAACAATGGAGGTTGCTGGCAGAAAAATTGAGTTTGTGGTCGAAGATACAGAAACAAAGCCAGAGGTTGCAGTTCAAAAAGCTACCAAGCTATTAGAAGAAGATAAAGTGGACTTCTTAGTTGGATCATCCAGTTCCGCTGATACATTAGCTGTATTACCGCTTGCTGAAGAATACCAAAAGATCATGATTGTTGAACCTGCAGCAGCTGATAGTATTACAGGTTCTGAGTTTAATAAGTATATTTTCCGTTCTGCCCGAAATTCTTCACAGGATGCTGTTGCAGGTGCAGCCGCTATCGCTGGTGATGGCGTGAAGATTGCTACTCTTGCTCCAGATTATTCATTTGGACGTGACGGAGTGGCTGCCTTTAAAGAAGCAGCTGAAAAGCTTGGTGCAGATATTGTGCTAGAAGAATATGCTGACCCAGCAGCAACTGACTTTACATCTAACATTCAAAAAATTATTGATGCAAAACCTGATTATTTATTTGTTGTTTGGGCGGGTGCAAACTCTCCTTGGAGTCAGATTGCTGATATGAAGGTTCAGGACAAGGGAATCAAAATCTCCACAGGTGCACCTGATATTGCTGCCTTAGCTACAATGGAACCACTTATTGGCATGGAAGGCTTTACTGTTTATTATCATGACCTGCCAAGTAATGAAATCAATGATTGGCTCGTTGCTGAACATAAGAAGCGATTTAACGGAGAAGTTCCTGATTTATTTACACCAGGTGGTATGAGTGCTGCCATTTCAATTGTTGAAGCATTGAAGAAAACTGAAGGGGATGCAGATGCGGATAAACTGATTGAAACGATGGAAGGCATGAGCTTTGAAACACCAAAAGGAAAAATGACCTATCGACCAGAAGATCATCAAGCTCTCCAAGCCATATATGCCATAAAGCTAGAGAAGAAAGATGGCGTTCCATACCCAGTCCCAGTACTAATTAGAGAACTAACACCAGAAGAAACAGCCCCTCCAGTACGTAACTAATAAAATTTATTTTTAAAAATATGAGGGTTGGACCTGTTATTTTCGGTCACCCTCTTCCTTATTTCTATCTACAAGATTGGCGGTGAAAGAGTGACAACCATAATCGAAACAGACAATTTATCGATAACCTTTGGCGGACATACCGCAGTTGATTCTGTCAGCATTTCTGTCCCAGAAAAACACTTCAAATCCATTATTGGTCCAAACGGAGCAGGTAAAACGACATTCTTTAACCTTTTAAGTGGTCAATTAAATCCTACAAATGGAAAAATTTATTTTCGGGGAAAGGATATCACAAAACTTTCTTCGACGAAGCGAACTAGAGAAGGTATCGGACGTTCTTTTCAAATTACAAATGTTTTCCCAAATTTAACTGTCCTCGAAAATGTAAGACTAGCAGTTCAGTCAAGGGCAGGTGTTCGCTATCAGATGTTATTTCATTATAAGAAATATCGAAAATTTGAAGAAAAGGCACTAGAATGGCTAAAACTCGTATTGCTAGACGATAAAGTAGACTCATTGGCTAGCAATTTGGCACATGGTGAAAAGAGAAAGCTTGAAATGGCTATGCTTCTTGCTCTTGAAACAGAGGTTCTTTTATTAGATGAACCGACTGCAGGCATGTCTTTAGAGGATGTTCCAGCCATTTTAGAAGTAATCAAAAAAATTAAAGATCAAGGCAACCGGACAATCATCTTAATTGAGCACAAAATGGATATGATCCTAGACTTATCAGATTCTGTAATGGTGCTATTTAATGGCAGATTACTTGCGGACGGAACCCCTGAGGAAATTATGAAAAATGAAACCGTTCAGTCTGCCTATTTGGGAGGTATCAGCTTGTGAACGAACTGCTGAAGCTTAATCATGTCGAGACATATATTGGACAATATCATATCCTACAGGGTGTATCGCTTGAAGTGAAAAAGGGTGAAGTAACGGTGCTGCTCGGTAGAAATGGAGCTGGTAAAACAACTACGTTAAGGACCATCATGGGGCTAAATCCTTCATCCAAAGGAAGTATTATCTATAAAGAAGAACAGATACAGGCGCTGCCAACCTATACGATTGCTCAAAAGGGAATCGGATATGTTCCAGAGGACCAAGGGATTTTTGCGGGATTGACAGTCGAGGAGAATATGAAAGTAGCCATTCAAAAAGACAATGAAGAAACAAATAAGCGCCTTGATTATATCTTAAATTTATTTCCTGACTTAAAAAAGTTTTGGAAAAAACCAGGCGGGTTACTAAGCGGCGGACAAAAACAAATGCTTTCTATCGCCAGAGCATATGTGAATGAAAACGAATTATTATTAATCGATGAACCTAGTAAAGGTTTGGCACCTATTGTCGTCGAGAAGGTGATGGAATCCATCCTTCAAATGAAGGACCAAACCACCATCGTTTTGGTAGAGCAGAATTTCATGATGGCGAGCACTATAGGGGATTGCTTTTACATTATCGACGATGGAAGAACGGTAAGCAATGGAAGTATGAAACAGTTAAAAGAGGATGAGGAAATGAAACGAAAGTATTTGGGAATTGCCTAGGAAAGGAGGAAAGTTTGAATGGAGCTTTTATTCAATCTTACATTAAATGGGTTGGCAACAGGCATGCTAATCTTCTTATTAGCTGCAGGGTTAACGTTAATTTTTGGGTTAATGGATGTACTCAACTTTGCACATGGCGGATTGTTTGCTTGGGGTGCCTATAGCGGCATATGGATTTATACTACTACTGGCAGCTTTTTTATTGGGATTATTGGCGCCATCCTTACTGGTTTTATACTGGGGATCATCACAGAAAAATGGATCATCAAACCGGTTTATGGCAACCATGTTCAACAAATATTAATTACTCTTGGATTGATGTTGGTTTTATCCGAAATGTTAAAAGTGATTTGGGGACCCAATCAAATCACTGCTACCCCTCCAGATTTTCTTAAAGGAAGCTGGGAAATTGGCAACATGATCATCATAAAGTATCGAGTATTTATTATCGCTGTAGGTTTGTTCGTATTTGCTGGAGTTCAATTCTTGCTTAAAAATACTAAAATAGGTCTTGTTGTTCGGGCTGGTGTTATGAATAAGGAAATGGTTCAGGCATTGGGGATAAATATTAAGAAGGTATTTATGTTAGTCTTTATGATTGGCTCTGGTATGGCTGCACTGGGAGGAGTACTTTTCGGACCATACTCTGGAGTCATTCATGCAGGAATGGGAATGGAATTTGCTATCTTAGCGTTTATTGTTGTTGTTATCGGCGGAATGGGTAATTTTACTGGTTCAGTTATGGCGGCAATCTTAGTTGGATTATCTGGTTCATTTATGGCCTATTATGTACCTGAATTATCATTAGCTGTAAATATGCTATTAATGGCAATTGTGTTAATCGTTAAGCCACAAGGACTATTTGGCGGGAAGGGGTGAGAGTATGAAGTGGATTGTAAATAATAGATTGAATGCTATTTATATTATCATTGCGGCATTTTTGTTCCTCTTGCCCTTTGTCTATGAGTCAAGAAATATGTTAATCCTCTTAACCCAAATTTTTGTGTTTGCCATCCTAGCGATGAGCTACGATTTATTATTAGGCTTTACTGGAATCGTTTCCTTTGGGCATGCGATGTTTTTTGGAATTGGAGCCTACTCGATTGGGATATTTATGAAGCGTTTTGAGCCAACAATGCTTCATTTTACTTATGCGGTACTGGCAACGATTTTCATCACAGCCATCGTAAGTTTTATTGTTGGTTTGCTGACACTTAGGTTGAAAAGTCATTTTTACGCGATGTTAACCATGGCATTGGCAGGATTATTTTTAGTATTAGCGGAAAAATGGAGGACCTTAACGTTTGGGAATGATGGTTTTACCTTCCGAGTTCCAGAATTGTTTATCGATCGGACTAATTTTTACATTATTTGTTTAGCTGTAATGATCGGAACTTTTATGATTTTACGACGTTTTACGAACTCTCCACTTGGAAGAGTTCTGCAGGCGATTCGAGAAAATGAACAACGGACAGAATCTTTAGGTTATCAAGTACTACATTATAAGATTGCCGCAAGTGTCGTTTCTGGTGTGTTAGCTGGAATTGCCGGGATCTTTTATGCGATGTCACTTCGATATGTGAATACCAGTGTATTCGCGATGGATATGACCTTAGATGCTTTATTAATGACAATCATCGGTGGAGTTGGTACCTTAGTTGGAGCCATTATTGGGGCGGGATTAATTGAATTTGCCCATGACGGGTTAACAGAATTGGCAAAGGAACATTGGATTTTTGAACGATGGATTATTTTCTTTGGCATTATATATATTTTGGTTGTCATTTTCTTCCCGTTAGGTATTGTGGGGACACTTAGGAAATTTCCTTGGAAACGAAAAAAACAGCATTCTGCAAAGAAAAAAGAAAATTTAGCAGGATAGGAGGAGGCATTCATGGACTCGTTACAAATTGCTTCCTTCGTCGTTCGTTTTCAACTAGCGGCAGTGGAAAAAGAAACAGGTAAAAAACAATGGAGAATAAAAGTAACACATGTGCAAGAGGAGCGTGAAACTTTATTTGATTCTATTGAAGAAGTGACAGCTTTTATGAAGTCAATGGTGGAAGACTCCTAGTCTAGGTGGTGAAAGTTTTGCAAATTGGTATTGTTTCAACAGGTCTTTACCTCCCTGAGGAATATTTAACGGGTAGAGAAATAGCTGAAAAAGCAGGTATACCAACAAATGTTGTCGAAGAGAAAATGGGGATTAAGAAAAAATATGTTCCTGGACCCGATGACCATACGTGTGAAATGGGAATTATCGCTGCCAAACAAGCGATTGAAAGAGCAGGTATTAATCCATTAGAGATTGATGTCGTGATTTATATTGGTGAAGAACATAAGGAATATCCACTGTGGACAGCTGGTATCAAACTGCAAGAAGAAGTTGGAGCCTTAAATGCTTGGGCCTTTGATGTTGCCCTAAGATGTGGAACCACGGTTATGGCACTTAAAGTAGCAAAAAGTCTAATGATGGCTGATCCTACTACCAACACTGTCCTGCTTGCAGGAGGTTATCGAAATGTGGATTTCATTGATTACAAGAACCCGCGGACACGCTTCATGTTTAATCTAGGTGCAGGTGGAGGAGCGATTCTGCTAAAAAAGGGTCATAACGAGAACATCCTGCTCGAAACGGAGTTAGTAACGGATGGGTCTTTCTCAGAGGATGTTGTGGTGGTTTCTGGCGGTACCAAAAGTCCAATCACGAAAGAGGCAATTGAGCAGCGTACAAATAAACTTGATGTTTTGGATCCAGAGGGTATGAAACAGCGGTTGGAACAAAAATCAATGGTCAATTTTATAAAAGTGATAAGGGAATCTATGAGGAAAAGTGGTTATAAGGATGAAGATATTTCTTATTTAGCTATGCTCCACATGAAAAAGTCTGCACATGAATATGTATTAAAAGAATTGGGCTTGTCTGGGGAACAGTCAATCTATTTAGAGGACTACGGTCATATTGGTCAAATTGATCAAATCCTATCTCTCGAGCTTGCCCTTAAAGAAGGGAAAGTAAAAGAGGGTGACCTTGTTGTTTTTGTGAGTGCTGGGATTGGCTATGCCTGGGGGGCAACGACAATAAAATGGGGGAAGGTGACTTAGTTGGTTAAGGTGACAATGAAAGAGGTTCAGTTAACAAATGGGGAAACAATTGCCTATCGCGAGCGCGAAGGCGGAGAAAAAAAGATTCTATTAATCCATGGAAATATGACTTCTTCCAAGCATTGGGATCTTGTTCTAGATAATATGGCAGAAGAGTTTAAATTATATGCCTTAGATTTACGGGGATTTGGAAACTCTAGTTATAATCAGCTTATTACATCAATCAAGGATTTTTCGGATGATGTAAAGCTCTTTGTCGATGAAATTGGCCTGAAGGATTTTGCGATTGTGGGTTGGTCAACTGGAGGGGCTGTTGCGATGCAGTTTGCAGCCGATTACCCTGTCTATTGTAACAAACTTATTCTATTGGCCTCAGAATCTACTAGAGGTTATCCGTTTGATGGGAAGCTTAATGAAAACGATGAACCTCGAAGATTTTCACGCTATGAAGATATTAAACATGACCTAATCCGAACCATCCCTGTCCAAGCAGCCTACGATACCAATAATGTGGAATTATTGAAATTGATTTGGAATGCTGTCATCTATACAAAAAATCAACCTGTTCCTGACATTTACGATGAATATGTGCAGGATATGAGAACTCAGCGGAATTTAGCTGAAGTACATCATTCAAACAATACCTTTAATATCAGCCATCACCATAATGGACTCGTTGAAGGTAATGGACTGGTGAATCAAATCAATGTACCTGTTCTTGTATTAAGAGGCGACCGTGATTTTGTTATTACAGCTGAAATGACAAAAGAATTGGTGGAGGATTTAGGAGCAAAAGCCAAATTTGTAGAGTTAAAGGATTGTGGTCATTCACCACTTGTAGATGATTTACCACAATTACTAAAAGAGATGACGGACTTTTTACATGCTGAGGGGTACAAATGAGATTAAAAAATAAAGTAGCTCTTATTACGGGAGCAGCAAATGGAATTGGTTTAACAGCTGCTGAAGTTTTTGCAAAAGAGGGTGCAAAGGTGGCCATGGCTGACTTTGATGCAGAACAAGGTGAAAAGAGAGCACAAGAATTACGGGAAAAAGGGTATGAAGTGTCATTCTTTCAAGTGAATGTGGCACAGCGTTCAAGTGTGGATGAAATGGTGGAGAAAGTTCGTGAAGTCTACGGAACCATCGGTGTCCTAATAAATAATGCAGGAATTACAAGAGACGGTATGTTATCTAAATTAACCGTCGAGGATTTCCAAGCTGTGTTGGATGTCAATCTTACAGGAGTATTTCATTGTACGCAGGCGGTTTTGCCGTCGATGATTGAAAACGGAAAAGGAAAAATTATTAATACTTCTTCCGTTTCAGGTGTGTATGGAAATGTCGGACAAACGAATTATTCTGCAACAAAGGCTGGTGTGGTCGGGATGACAAAAACATGGGCCAAAGAACTTGGGCGCAAAGGGATTAATGTAAACGCTGTTGCTCCTGGTTTTATCGAAACAGGTATGACTGCAAAGGTTCCTGAAAAAATATTAGACCAAATGAAACAGATGGTTCCGCTGGCACGGCTTGGGAAGCCAGAAGACATCGCCAACGCCTACTTGTTTTTAGCTTCTGATGAATCAAACTATGTAAATGGAACCGTCCTTCATGTAGATGGCGGGATAATGATGTGAATGAAAAAGCTGAAGTGCCCCTGGGTGCTGGCGCTAAATTGGTAAAGCGGCCTTCATAAGGTTGCTTTTTTCTTTTAAGTCCTGTAACTTCGCTGTAACTAGAATTCAGTAAGATATCCTCATCTAGTTGTGAAGGAGCGATTGTTCGGTGAGGTGGGAACTCGATTGGCTTGAAAATAGAGCAAGGTTATCGCCAAATAAGAGGGCAATAATTGATGAAGATACAAATAAATCATGGACCTATGAAGGTTTAAATAACCGTTCATCCTCAGTGGCCAGCTGGTTAAAAAGTCAGGGTATTAAAAAAGGTGATCGAGTTGCACTATTGTCGCCCAATGATATCAGTTATTTTGACTTATTGTTTGCCTGCGGAAAAATTGGTGCCATATTTGTCCCGTTAAATTGGCGTCTGTCTTTACATGAATTAATTGAAATTTTGAAGGATTGTACACCAATATTGCTAGGAGTTCATCAGAAATTTAAAAATAGGTTTACATCCTTACAAGCTGTAGTACCTAGTTCCATTATAGTTGGTGGACATATGTATGAAGAGATGATGACTCTTTTAGATGGCAGTAAACAAATGGAATCAATTTCTGAATCTGATCCATTAGCCATGATTTATACGGGAGGAACTACTGGGAAGCCAAAAGGTGTTGTCTTAAGTCACCAGTCTATTCAATGGAACGCCATTAACACTATTCTTAGTTGGAATTTATCAGATGAGGATGTAACGATAAACTATATGCCGATGTTCCACACGGGCGGACTAAATGCATTATCGCTTCCAATCCTAATGATTGGCGGAACAGTGGTCATTGGTGATCAGTATTCAGGAGAAAAAGTGGTGAATTCAATCAAACAATACAACTGTACGATTATTCTTCTTGTACCAACGATGTACCATTTGCTTATTCAAAGTGATGAGTTCCAGAAAAGCGCTTTTCCTTCCATGAAAATCTTCCTGTCAGGTGCAGCACCTTGTCCGCTGCAAGTATATGAGGCTTTTCAGAAAAAGGGATTAGCCTTTAAGGAAGGATATGGATTAACGGAAGCCGGACCAAATAATTTCTACATTCAACCTGGGGATGCACAGATAAAACGAGGGTCAGTAGGAAAACCAATGTTATTTAATGCTGTAAAGTTGGAAAAAGAAGATGGTCAAGAGGCCCAAGTGAATGAAGTTGGTGAAATTTTAATAAAAGGAAAACACTCTTTTTCGCATTATTGGAATAACGAACTGGCGACGATTGAAACGAAAAAGGGAGGCTGGGTTCATACAGGAGACCTGGCCAGAAAGGATGAAGAAGGGTTCCATTATATAGTCGGAAGAAAGAAGGATATGATTATCACTGGCGGTGAAAATGTCTACCCACTCGAGATTGAACATTGGCTGGCAGCACATCCTTTCGTTGACGAAGTAGCCGTTATCGGACTGCCAGATCAAAAATGGGGAGAACTTGTTGCTGCGTTTATCGTTACTAAAAATTCTTATAGGATTGATGAAGAAGAACTTAAATTCTATTGTGAACAGAAACTTGGAAGATACAAAATTCCAAAGAAATTCATACAAATCGAAGAACTTCCGAAAACACATGTTGGAAAAATTGATAAAAAGAAGTTAAAGGAATTAAGTATCCAAACATAAAAGGAGAACCACGCCGGTTCTCCTTTTGATTATTTTTCAGCAAGTTTTAAAGCGGTATCTGATACAGTCAAGTCAAACTGCAACTGTTCACTTAAATTATGTGGATGATAGAAGCCTCTTGAAATCATATAATTAGTTATTTTTTCGTGTGTGGCAATAGCCGTATTTAATTGTTCTCTAAGGGCAGCTTTTAATTCTGGGGTCCCAGTCTCGGTAATGGCGACTGCATAATTTCTTACCCCTGCTTTAGCAGAAATGTTAACCCAGAACTTAGAAGAATTTTTCACAAGCAAATGGAGGCGGCCATTGATTTGCATACTGAAATATCTGAATTAATGATAAAGAAGGGCTGGCTGCATCCTCATAACTTTAAAGAGCAGTTTCCGATTGATCTGAAGGCTGCAGAGACAGCGGTACAGATTGCTAAGCTAAATCTCTATCCTAACGATACGGATCGACAAGGGATGTTTGCAACACCAAACCAGTAAAAGGAGGAGAGAGATGAAGGCTGTTACATACCAAGGAATTAAGAATGTTGAAGTTAGAGAAGTGAAAGACCCAAGTATTAAAAATCCAGATGACATAATCGTTAAGATAACTACTTCCGCCATTTGCGGCTCCGACCTGCATTTGATTCATGCCATGATACCTAATTTGCCAACAGATTAT from Neobacillus sp. CF12 encodes:
- a CDS encoding BTAD domain-containing putative transcriptional regulator is translated as MKLPIIQTKLRIPVVKDEFIRRAQLTKKLKKIPSYPLTIVHSGAGFGKSTALALFMRDERIPGCWYSISSMDDDILPFLSYIIHCVRGFVPNFGQEIAKYIETMDRYMREEDLSYLCTLFINEILDVQSDITLILDDYHQIEHSYTINSWIEKLLQHIPANLHLVISSRSRPGWKHLTKMRVSGQLLEISREDLVLTIDEMELLLTDLYGLEIETVHLQSIYQLTEGWIIALCMIAQQIPHTGDISTLFEHSSYSLQDLFDYLVMEVFSKQPPMIQQFLEQTSILDVIEEELCDEVIGIHGASGMLEQLKERNLFIQKIGLKHYRYHALFKEFLENAFLKNNPTNYHALHEKCGRFYERRLMWEEALYHYKKISHFKAMASILQDNGINMLEGGKLKSLSDHLLLIPISELDIYYLLWFLKAEVHRYRSQYQEAEACYERTFIEAQKRQDYLGMSKALEGKAKIYLDTIQPHQAENLLYEAIEAREKSICSDEEKAKLYFLLSENLLNSGKSTNAEKWLQRAKESSATLLDGNIEARLYLRTGRFEEAKKFLFNQKEKLSSKNGSALPKSHRETDLLLSLIEAFTGEGLNAKELAQAGIQQGISLRAPFVEACGWIRMGHAVQILNKYDSDLAEQCYNIALDIMSVLNVERGKAEPLMGLCILYGTRGEYERAIEAGKRALMETEKVQDIWLSALISLCMGITCIYNERFNKGLGYLEKTRVLFYQCEDTFGQTLASFWIAYIYYMEKEQDLFRETIDKFLLMVQQHDFEFFFQKVSMFSPRDLQMFVPLLIECAKEEIQKSYTVKILQDMGITTLDSHPGYSIRVKTLGQFKIWLGKKEVGEKDWQREKGKELFQLFITMNELIPKEEILQILWPNQDKKNADRDFKVALNSLHHVLEPLRKARAAPFFIIREGMFYGLNPHAVVELDTIQFQSLIEAGLGESSQEKVITLLEKGLKLYLGEYLPDRRYDDWCISKRESMLVYFLRGAEKMAQLMVRNEDYDKAIYWCEKILKRDRTWEEAYRLLMYCYYRKNNRPQAMKWFQKCKVVLEEELGVSPLEPTKQMHQMIIESENYIPQSEQP
- a CDS encoding substrate-binding domain-containing protein, whose product is MFVMIFATACSSDKTEGDTKGNGEKAEDKEPIKIGVLASTTGALESYGKQTLRGFELGLEYATEGTMEVAGRKIEFVVEDTETKPEVAVQKATKLLEEDKVDFLVGSSSSADTLAVLPLAEEYQKIMIVEPAAADSITGSEFNKYIFRSARNSSQDAVAGAAAIAGDGVKIATLAPDYSFGRDGVAAFKEAAEKLGADIVLEEYADPAATDFTSNIQKIIDAKPDYLFVVWAGANSPWSQIADMKVQDKGIKISTGAPDIAALATMEPLIGMEGFTVYYHDLPSNEINDWLVAEHKKRFNGEVPDLFTPGGMSAAISIVEALKKTEGDADADKLIETMEGMSFETPKGKMTYRPEDHQALQAIYAIKLEKKDGVPYPVPVLIRELTPEETAPPVRN
- a CDS encoding ABC transporter ATP-binding protein; the protein is MTTIIETDNLSITFGGHTAVDSVSISVPEKHFKSIIGPNGAGKTTFFNLLSGQLNPTNGKIYFRGKDITKLSSTKRTREGIGRSFQITNVFPNLTVLENVRLAVQSRAGVRYQMLFHYKKYRKFEEKALEWLKLVLLDDKVDSLASNLAHGEKRKLEMAMLLALETEVLLLDEPTAGMSLEDVPAILEVIKKIKDQGNRTIILIEHKMDMILDLSDSVMVLFNGRLLADGTPEEIMKNETVQSAYLGGISL
- a CDS encoding ABC transporter ATP-binding protein is translated as MNELLKLNHVETYIGQYHILQGVSLEVKKGEVTVLLGRNGAGKTTTLRTIMGLNPSSKGSIIYKEEQIQALPTYTIAQKGIGYVPEDQGIFAGLTVEENMKVAIQKDNEETNKRLDYILNLFPDLKKFWKKPGGLLSGGQKQMLSIARAYVNENELLLIDEPSKGLAPIVVEKVMESILQMKDQTTIVLVEQNFMMASTIGDCFYIIDDGRTVSNGSMKQLKEDEEMKRKYLGIA